In one window of Solanum pennellii chromosome 2, SPENNV200 DNA:
- the LOC107009465 gene encoding putative F-box protein At1g49610: MSTRSEKDQFRSSPGDDGNSESWLVGNSPQKNVKIETGCNDETDLVDRISHLPHALIVQILSRLSIIDAFRTTILSKDWQYFWTAIDNLVYDNEEFNCSNSSMVHKFISVTDNVLPLLSSSSIKKCSLNFVFRHNDEVSYFPVIDKWLEFVVNKKVEGLSLKISYDTDDIENDQPYSLPKVFCSSSSIQKLKCQNCRILDDCVLNWTSLKILTLEDLLIQDKHISQIMSNSPQLESFSLYKFCGFNYLHMTSPNCKKLKLIDHYHPIGDWYSFEGDCCFEVVAPYVEHLTISGDFDYTIIELKDLSSLDHAKLDLCSDEFDSLDEGILIDLLVSIGCANELILSSWFIKVISTSMMDEELKVSLPLLQCRWLTISSYVSKVSFLMLDKLLRSTPNLEKLTMFPDLEDFSIFQNAEKNTEALELYDPLSFQENIFKDHLQNLKIVKVMPFCTSEATELDQFLKFLLEHAINLEKMVIVPKHKGCNNCATNTSQLIKCLSLFPRASISTVISLGPVTRNVFNTL; this comes from the exons ATGTCAACTAGGAGTGAGAAAGATCAATTCCGTAGTAGTCCTGGTGATGATGGAAACTCCGAAAGTTGGCTTGTTGGAAACTCACCTCAGAAAAATGTGAAAATTGAGACAGGATGTAATGACGAAACTGACCTCGTTGATAGAATCAGTCATCTACCTCACGCTTTAATTGTTCAGATTCTTTCTCGATTGTCCATAATTGATGCCTTCAGAACAACTATTCTTTCTAAAGATTGGCAATACTTCTGGACTGCTATCGACAATCTTGTTTATGACAATGAGGAGTTTAATTGTTCAAATAGCTCGATGGTACACAAATTCATTTCCGTAACAGATAATGTACTACCTCTCCTTAGCAGCTCTAGCATTAAAAAGTGCAGTCTAAACTTTGTGTTCAGACATAATGATGAGGTGTCTTATTTTCCCGTAATTGACAAGTGGCTTGAATTTGTTGTGAACAAGAAAGTGGAGGGTCTAAGCCTGAAGATAAGTTATGATACTGATGATATTGAGAATGACCAACCTTATAGTCTTCCAAAAGTTTTCTGTAGTAGTTCGTCGATCCAAAAACTCAAATGCCAGAATTGCAGAATATTAGACGACTGTGTATTAAATTGGACATCGTTGAAGATTTTGACATTGGAAGATTTGTTAATCCAGGATAAACACATTAGCCAAATAATGTCCAATAGCCCTCAGTTGGAATCATTCAGTCTCTATAAATTTTGTGGATTTAATTATTTGCACATGACTTCTCCAAATTGTAAGAAACTTAAATTGATTGATCACTATCATCCTATTGGAGATTGGTATTCATTCGAAGGTGATTGTTGCTTTGAAGTTGTTGCTCCGTATGTTGAACATTTAACGATTTCTGGAGATTTTGATTATACGATTATTGAGCTTAAGGACTTGTCATCTTTGGACCATGCCAAACTTGATCTCTGTAGTGATGAGTTTGATTCACTGGATGAGGGCATACTGATAGATCTTTTGGTAAGCATTGGTTGTGCTAATGAGCTAATACTTTCATCCTGGTTTATCAAG GTGATTTCCACTTCGATGATGGACGAGGAATTGAAAGTCTCCTTACCGTTGCTACAATGCAGATGGTTGACAATAAGTTCGTATGTTTCAAAAGTTTCCTTCCTCATGCTAGACAAACTCTTAAGGTCGACTCCTAATTTGGAAAAATTGACGATGTTTCCTGATCTGGAG GACTTCTCAATTTTTCAGAACGCGGAAAAAAACACTGAGGCGTTGGAATTATATGACCCCCTCTCATTTCAAGAAAACATATTCAAAGATCATTTACAGAATTTGAAGATTGTCAAGGTTATGCCATTTTGTACATCCGAAGCAACAGAGCTCGATCAATTCTTGAAGTTCTTACTTGAGCACGCGATAAATCTGGAGAAAATGGTTATAGTGCCAAAGCATAAGGGATGCAACAATTGCGCTACTAATACCTCACAGTTGATAAAGTGTTTGTCACTTTTTCCAAGAGCTTCTATTAGTACAGTTATTTCCTTAGGTCCAGTTACCCGAAATGTTTTTAATACTCTTTAG
- the LOC107010345 gene encoding STS14 protein yields the protein MTNLFFLQFLLLATASTLIHISCQTVPPPPPTSAATPPSRAAQEFLDVHNKARSEVGVGPLTWSPMLAKETSLLVRYQRDKQNCSFANLSNGKYGGNQLWASGTVVTPRMAVDSWVAEKKFYSYENNSCTGDDKCGVYTQVIWKKSIELGCAQATCSKGAATLTVCFYNPPGNVIGEKPY from the coding sequence ATGACCAACTTATTCTTCCTCCAATTCCTCTTATTAGCCACTGCTTCCACCTTAATTCACATCTCATGCCAAACAGTTCCACCACCACCGCCGACATCCGCCGCAACTCCACCGTCCCGCGCGGCGCAAGAATTCTTGGATGTACATAACAAGGCAAGAAGTGAAGTGGGTGTAGGCCCATTGACATGGAGTCCAATGTTAGCAAAAGAAACTAGTCTTCTCGTTCGTTACCAAAGGGACAAACAAAATTGCAGCTTTGCAAATTTAAGTAATGGGAAATATGGTGGCAATCAATTATGGGCTAGTGGTACAGTGGTGACCCCACGAATGGCGGTCGATTCTTGGGTTGCTGAGAAGAAATTTTATAGCTATGAAAATAATTCATGTACAGGGGATGATAAGTGTGGAGTTTATACACAAGTTATTTGGAAGAAATCAATTGAATTGGGTTGTGCACAAGCTACTTGTTCCAAAGGAGCTGCTACTCTTACTGTGTGTTTTTATAATCCACCTGGAAATGTAATTGGAGAGAAACCTTATTGA